Proteins encoded together in one Chaetodon auriga isolate fChaAug3 chromosome 20, fChaAug3.hap1, whole genome shotgun sequence window:
- the chst3b gene encoding carbohydrate sulfotransferase 3b: MRIKYTISIVFFVTLVIIEKENNIISRVSDKLTLKQTPQTLLQPHIQLKHNGSLTSLRKMDSAFTLMKRRLENYSEHQGVVRRGRKHILLLATTRTGSSFVGEFFNQQGGNMFYLFEPLWHVEKMLTLETGGTNATVAAKAYRDVLQQLFLCDFSLLESFIEPRPVDHITTALFRRESSSSLCGDSVCSPPIKGVFEPYHCRTRRCGPLNLTMASESCLQKDHRAIKSVRVRQLETLRPLAEDPRLDMKFIQLVRDPRAVLASRMVAFEAKYRNWKKWAKGGDVPIDDDEVRKLKGNCDNIRMSAEMGLRQPPWLRGRYMLVRYEDIARFPMRKANEMYQFTGIPFTPQVKSWILRNIQGSKKTSGVYSTQKNSSEQVEKWRFSLPFKIAQVVQNVCGPTLKLFGYKSVNSEEMLTDKSISLIEDKVFNFL; encoded by the exons ATGAGGATCAAATACACAATATCCATCGTCTTTTTTGTGACACTTGTTATCATtgagaaggaaaacaacattATCTCAAG GGTGTCAGATAAGCTCACCTTAAAGCAGACCCCCCAGACCCTCCTACAGCCCCACATACAGCTGAAGCACAATGGTTCTTTAACCTCCCTCCGCAAGATGGACTCTGCTTTCACATTGATGAAGCGGCGCCTGGAAAACTACAGTGAGCACCAGGGGGTGGTGAGGAGGGGAAGGAAACACATCCTCCTGTTAGCCACCACCAGGACGGGCTCCTCGTTTGTGGGTGAGTTTTTCAACCAGCAAGGTGGCAACATGTTCTACCTGTTTGAGCCGTTGTGGCATGTGGAGAAGATGTTGACGCTGGAGACCGGTGGCACCAACGCCACTGTGGCAGCCAAGGCGTACCGTGACGTGCTCCAGCAGCTCTTCCTGTGTGACTTCTCCCTGCTGGAGAGCTTCATCGAGCCCCGCCCTGTGGACCACATCACCACAGCCCTTTTCCGCAGGGAgtccagcagctctctgtgtggAGACTCGGTCTGCAGTCCCCCCATCAAAGGAGTCTTTGAGCCTTATCACTGCAGGACCAGGCGCTGTGGACCCCTGAACCTGACCATGGCGTCGGAGTCCTGCCTCCAGAAGGATCACAGGGCCATCAAGTCAGTGAGAGTGCGCCAGCTTGAGACCCTCCGTCCTCTGGCTGAGGACCCACGCCTTGACATGAAGTTCATTCAGCTGGTTCGGGATCCTCGGGCTGTACTAGCCTCGCGCATGGTGGCCTTTGAAGCCAAATACAGGAACTGGAAGAAGTGGGCTAAGGGTGGGGATGTACccattgatgatgatgaagtgaGAAAGCTGAAAGGGAACTGTGACAACATAAGGATGTCCGCTGAGATGGGCCTCAGACAGCCACCATGGCTGCGCGGGCGTTACATGCTGGTACGGTACGAGGACATCGCTCGGTTCCCCATGAGGAAGGCAAATGAAATGTACCAGTTTACTGGAATCCCGTTCACTCCACAAGTGAAATCCTGGATCCTGAGGAACATCCAGGGCTCCAAGAAGACCAGCGGTGTTTACTCTACACAGAAAAACTCCTCAGAACAAGTAGAGAAATGGAGGTTCAGTTTACCATTCAAAATAGCGCAGGTTGTACAGAACGTTTGTGGGCCAACGCTCAAGCTTTTTGGGTATAAATCTGTGAACAGTGAAGAAATGCTAACAGATAAGTCCATAAGCCTGATTGAGGACAAAGTGTTTAACTTTTTATAG